CGATAGCGCCGCTCCTGAACGAACGTTCTCGTCGTCGGTGGGCGGCACTAGAGGCACGTGCCTATGGATATGGTGGCATCAGTGCTGTGGCACGCGCGACAGGACTGACACGCAACACGGTGATGGCAGGACTGCGTGAACTGCAAGGCACTGAGGATGAGCCAATCTCACTGGAGCGCGTACGGCACCAAGGCGCCGGACGCAGGCGACTGGCGGTGACGGATAAGCAACTCAAACCACTTCTGGAGAAGTTGGTAAACCCAGTTACACGAGGCGATCCACAACACCCCCTGCGTTGGACGAGCAAGAGCACGCCCCATCTTGCTGCTGAGTTGACGAAGCAGGGGCATTCTGTCAGTGCTGGCACTGTGGCGACAATGCTGAAGGCGATGGGCTTCAGCCTGCAATCTCCTCGCAAGGTACGTGAGGGCGGTTCGCACAAGGATCGAGACAAACAGTTCAGACACATCAACCGACAGACGCAGCTATTCCAAAAGAAGGTGCAACCCGTCATATCGGTAGATACCAAGAAAAAGGAGCTTGTAGGGCTCTTCAAAAACGGAGGGCGCGAGTGGCAAGTCCATGGAAAGCCCGAGGAAGTGAACGTCTATGATTTTCCTCCTCTTGCCGAAGGCAAGGCTATCCCGTACGGAGTTTATGATGTAACACTGAACGCAGGTTGGGTGAGCGTTGGTGTCGATCACGACACGCCGCAGTTTGCTGCGAATGCGATTCGTGAGTGGTGGAAACACATGGGAAGCAAAGAGTACCCGGCAGCGACGGAGCTACTCATCGTGTCTGACTCTGGGGGAAGCAACAGCGCTCGCTCGCGAGTATGGAAGATCGAGTTGCAGCGACTTGCCGATGACATCCGCATGCGCATCCATGTCAGCCACATGCCTCCGGGTACAAGTAAATGGAACAAGATCGAGCATCGACTCTTTTGCCACATCACGCAAAATTGGCGAGGTCGGCCGCTCATGAGCTATGAGACAGTAGTGAGCCTCATCAGTCACACAACAACCCGCACAGGCTTGAAGGTCAAGGCAACACTTGATCGACACCTCTATCAGACGGGGATCAAGGCGGCTGATACGGAGATGAAGGAATTACAGATCAAGCGCTCAAGATTCCATGGAGAGTGGAACTACACATTCACTCCACGCTCCGACTTGCTCAAGTAATTTTTGAGAGGCGCCTAAGGATATTCTCAAGAAATTCGAGCTACTGGCTACTGTTTGTCTGAAGTACCCCGCCGCTTATTGTCCCGACGCCGGAACAGGAAGCTGCGGCGAACGGACCGTCCCGATAGCTCTGGCTGTGATGGCTTGGCGTCCATTGCCCCACTCTGCGCGGCTCTCCAGCCTCATGCCAGACGGGGTTCGTGCAGCGGATACTCAACATCACCGAGGCTTGTACTCTCCCGCCTTCCATTGGTGCAATGTCATTTCGGCAGTGAGCCCCACCAAGCTCTTTGGCACCTTTGCAAGTTCAGCAAGTACCCGCTCACCTTCTTGCGGTGCGAACGCCAGCACATCTATAGCAGCCCAGCATCGAGTCCCTGGCTCTTGATCATTGAGCAAGCTCAAAAGCTGCCGGTGTGCCTCGATTCCGCGCGTACGAAGCTCATTGTTGATTGCCACAATCGCATCGAAGTCACGATTAGCGGCCTTGTGATTGCCCGCCTCGATTGCGTGCCCGTGTCTTGCGGACAACTCCCGATACCTCTCCACGAGTTGAGCTGCAGTGAGACCCTTCAACTGCACTGCTTTCATGGAATGACTCCGAATTGCCGCAGGGTCTTCAGTCCAAACTCTCTTTGCTCCGCATATGACATGGGGAACGTCACCCTTCCGAGCTTCACGGTGCGCGTACCCCATGGGCGGGGCTTCAAAACCGGTGAGGGGCCGTGAGAGTGGTCCCTGGTGAGTTCGATTCTCATGCTCTACCGCCACTCTTTCCCCTTAGTATTTGTCCGATGTGTTGGGCCTTGGCGGCACACCGACTGGAACGTAACAGGCTCCCTTCCACTCGTAAAAACTCTCTCCGCAAGGAGGAGAAGCTTGAACGATTTCAACCCAACATCCCCCCCGTATGCTTGTCTGTAAGCGCGGGCACGGTGGACGGCGTTGTCCCCGTAAAGGCTCCTTGGGCATGTCGAGGGTCAGCCCATTCACCTTGGGCTCTTGTGGCGAGTTGGGCACCGGCAACTCCGCCATGGCCGCGTCTCCCACGCCTCCGGTTCCACCATCCCTCATACTGGAAGGAGGCTCCAAGAGTCCCCCCAAGTTCAGGCTCCCTGAGACCGCGAGGAGAAGCCCGGCGGCCAAGAGAACGAGTCCGCTGGACCACGGCCCTCCTGAGCGAGCGTCAACCACCGGTGGGCTCGCAGGGATGGGTGTCTCCCCTGGGGCCCCCTTTCCAAGTGCCCCGTCCCAGCAGGCGAGGGACACCGGGGTGCTGAATTCGGGCCAGCAGTCCCGCCTCGCGTTCGAACCGCGGATCATTCGGGTAGCGCGCCAGCTTGAGCGCCACGGGCTGGGCTTCTGTCTGCCCCGACTTGTGCGCCCGGTAGACCACTCCATACGTGCCATAGCCCGCACGGCCATCTACCTGCAATGCACCCAAGACGGTACCGGTAGGCAGCGTCTCGGGAGACAGGTCGTTCACGGCGCGACTCCAAACAAAACGGTGGACTCTGCCCTGTCAGCACCCTACCCTCTGGGTGGTTTCTCGTCAGCACCTTTCTCTGGACGACTCGGCCGCCATGCCAAGGCGGTAGAGTCCCTGCTGCCATGACGAACCCTCTCTACCTTTCATGCCTGCTCCTCTTGTCCTCCGCAGGGCTACCACTTCTCGGGTGTGGCACTCCAGCACCTGCCGTCCAAGCGTGGGAGGGTACAAACCACGAGAGCCACAGCACATGCGACGCCCCACAATCGGACCGATGTGTCGTCTTCGCCTGCGAAGAGGCAGAGTGCGGTGCTTTCCGATGCGAGGACGTAAGCTCAGAAGCAGCGGCACGCGTACCTCTGGCACATGATGCCGAGTTGGCGAGAGGTTTCCGCCCTCCCATGCGGAGCCCTGGCACTCATCGCAACTGGAGGCGTGCAGGTCTTCGAGAGGATGCCCGCCCCCAGATGACGTTTCACTTTCGCTACCGCCACGGTTTCCTTCCCGCTTTCCCCCGACTCGAGGGGGCGCTGCGCAAACATCACCTATTTCCTCAGGCGAGCGAGTTCCGAGAATGGTTCCGGGCGCATGGCATCAACATTCATGATTGGACGATGGTCATCTCGGCACAGTCCCACCTGCGCATCCATGGTAACGATGAGCGAGGTGGGCTCTGGAACGAGGCATGGCGGCAATTCATGCGATCCAATCTCCACCGGCGATTGACCCAAGAGGAGTTGATACGCAAAGCCTTTGAGCTGACGTACCGCTTCGACATCGCCGGGCCCATCGTTCCGTATGGCCACACGCTTGTCCCCCAAGGCCCCCAGTTCCAAGCTCCCTAGCGCCACGTCACACAGAGGAAATGCAATGAAGCTCTATGAGTTCAAGGGGACGGAGCCCCGCTTCACGGGCAACCTGGGAAATGCGAAACACAAGTGGGGGCTGCCTGGCGTACAGCCCTGTGCCGTATGCCGCGCAGGTGGAGGAATCATCGGGCTGCAATACCCATGCGTGGACTTGTCGGCGCTTCCAACAGGAGAGTTGAAGAAGCTGTCTGACTCATGGCCCGTTCCTTTCGAGGAGTTCCTTCGGTTGCGCGAGCTGGTACGCCCACTGGCGCCCATGGGGGCATTGCTTGAACCCGGTACCCGGCTCGGTCCCCTGGAGGGTCCGGCATCAGGCCACTTCGGCCAGCTCTTCATGCAGAACCCCTGGTCACTCTACCTGCGCCGAGAAGCCATGGAGCGCCTGCATGGCATGGGCATGCGGGGCCTCAAGGGTTGCCCGCTGAACGTGCATTTCCGCGTGAAGCGTCCGCTCGAGTTACGAGAATTGGACCTGGAACTTCACGGAAGGTTCCATCCCGACTGTCTGCCACCAGACCGCAAGCCCCCTTGCATGAAGTGCGGTAACGACTCGCTGACCCTACCGGAGACATTCTGGCTCGACGCCCGATCGGTGCCTGCAGACCTGGATGTTTTCCGGTTCCTTGACGCTCCAGGCATCATCATCGCCACCGAGCGCTTGGTCGAGGCAGTCCACCATCTGGAGTTGGACGGCGTGGTTTTCCACGAGCTGAACGTGCGCTGAACCCTCTCTCAGCGCGACGACTCTGCACTACTGACGCTGTCGCCGCTGATGCGCTGCTTCAAGCTTGCGCGTGTGTGCAGAAATCTCGCGCTCAATCATTTTTTCTAGCTTTCGCAGGAGTGCTTTCGGAAGGTGTTCTGGGTACGTTTTGGGAAAGCCCAAATACCCATCCTTGTCTCCCGCCCAACGCAGGCTCCCTTCGTAGGTTTTGATGGGTTTCCTGACCCGGACAAGAACGTACTCACCAAGCCTGTCTGTGAGTTCAAATCGGCGCTCCGCCATGATCGGGCCAGAGGGCTTGATGCCGCGCGGGAGGCGAATTGCTGTAGGCATTCCGCGAACCTCTTCTCAGAATCAGGGATGTCGTTACAGAGCTGGCTGAGCACATGGCCACCAGCAACACAGGAATCAACGCTTGTCCGATGTACTGGGCCGCAAAGGTGCAGTCACTGGAGAGTAACAGGCGCCTTTCCAATCGTACGCACTCTCTCCACAGGGAGGCGATGCTTGGAGAACTTCAATCCAGCAGCCGCCTCGGATGCTTATCTGCAAGCGAGGACACGGTGGACGACGTTGACCTGGTAAGGGCTCCTTGGGCATATCGAGGCTCAGCCCACTTGATTCGGCGCTTTGCTCCGCGCTGGAAGCCGATGATTCCTCCACGGCTGCGTCCGCCACACCGCCGGTTCCACCGTCCCTCATGCTGGAGGGAGGCACCCAGAGCCCATCCAAATTCAGACTCCCTGAGACCGCGAGGAGAAGCCCGGCGGCCAAGGGAAGGAGTCCTATGGGCCACGACCTCCCAGGGCGAGCCTCCGTGGCCGGTGGGCTTGCGGCTTCAGTGGGCTCGACCGAGTGGCTTGGGCTCTGCGACTCATCGGTTTCAGTCCCGGCTTCCGCTGCTGCACTGGCCTCCATGGCGGCGGCCAGCTCGCCCGCGCTGCCTCGGTCCTGGGGCTTGTCGGAAAGCATTCGCAGGATGAGGGACTCCAACTCGGGCGCCACCGGCTTCACCTGGCTCGGAGGCACCAGCGCCTCCTGGGTGGCTCGTCCATCATCGCCCACCAGAGTGGGGGCCGTCGCCAGGGGTGGGTAGATTCCCGTGCACAGGTGGTAGGCCGTCACCCCCAGCGCGTACACATCATCCGCCGGTGTGGCGCAGTACTGGGGGCTGGTCGCATGGCGATGGTTCCAGTGGAACCGCAGCGCCTGGGCACTGCGGTAGCGCTTGGTGCCGGGCGCCAACAA
This genomic window from Stigmatella ashevillena contains:
- the sitI6 gene encoding SitI6 family double-CXXCG motif immunity protein, whose protein sequence is MKLYEFKGTEPRFTGNLGNAKHKWGLPGVQPCAVCRAGGGIIGLQYPCVDLSALPTGELKKLSDSWPVPFEEFLRLRELVRPLAPMGALLEPGTRLGPLEGPASGHFGQLFMQNPWSLYLRREAMERLHGMGMRGLKGCPLNVHFRVKRPLELRELDLELHGRFHPDCLPPDRKPPCMKCGNDSLTLPETFWLDARSVPADLDVFRFLDAPGIIIATERLVEAVHHLELDGVVFHELNVR
- a CDS encoding ISAzo13 family transposase, whose translation is MKNVDELRTKYEAIAPLLNERSRRRWAALEARAYGYGGISAVARATGLTRNTVMAGLRELQGTEDEPISLERVRHQGAGRRRLAVTDKQLKPLLEKLVNPVTRGDPQHPLRWTSKSTPHLAAELTKQGHSVSAGTVATMLKAMGFSLQSPRKVREGGSHKDRDKQFRHINRQTQLFQKKVQPVISVDTKKKELVGLFKNGGREWQVHGKPEEVNVYDFPPLAEGKAIPYGVYDVTLNAGWVSVGVDHDTPQFAANAIREWWKHMGSKEYPAATELLIVSDSGGSNSARSRVWKIELQRLADDIRMRIHVSHMPPGTSKWNKIEHRLFCHITQNWRGRPLMSYETVVSLISHTTTRTGLKVKATLDRHLYQTGIKAADTEMKELQIKRSRFHGEWNYTFTPRSDLLK
- a CDS encoding serine/threonine-protein kinase; translation: MNNLTPETLPTGTVLGSWQVDGRAGYGTYGVVYRAHQSGETEAQPVALKLARYPNDPRFEREAGLLARIQHAGVPRLLGRGTWKGGPRGDTHPYVVMQWVEGLRLYDWAKEHAPSTPQTLRILAQVARALEATHAVKGLHRDVKGENVLVSPEGRAFLMDFGCGTWEGAAPLTQGLLAPGTKRYRSAQALRFHWNHRHATSPQYCATPADDVYALGVTAYHLCTGIYPPLATAPTLVGDDGRATQEALVPPSQVKPVAPELESLILRMLSDKPQDRGSAGELAAAMEASAAAEAGTETDESQSPSHSVEPTEAASPPATEARPGRSWPIGLLPLAAGLLLAVSGSLNLDGLWVPPSSMRDGGTGGVADAAVEESSASSAEQSAESSGLSLDMPKEPLPGQRRPPCPRLQISIRGGCWIEVLQASPPCGESAYDWKGACYSPVTAPLRPSTSDKR
- the sitA6 gene encoding SitA6 family polymorphic toxin lipoprotein is translated as MTNPLYLSCLLLLSSAGLPLLGCGTPAPAVQAWEGTNHESHSTCDAPQSDRCVVFACEEAECGAFRCEDVSSEAAARVPLAHDAELARGFRPPMRSPGTHRNWRRAGLREDARPQMTFHFRYRHGFLPAFPRLEGALRKHHLFPQASEFREWFRAHGINIHDWTMVISAQSHLRIHGNDERGGLWNEAWRQFMRSNLHRRLTQEELIRKAFELTYRFDIAGPIVPYGHTLVPQGPQFQAP
- a CDS encoding DUF2019 domain-containing protein; its protein translation is MKAVQLKGLTAAQLVERYRELSARHGHAIEAGNHKAANRDFDAIVAINNELRTRGIEAHRQLLSLLNDQEPGTRCWAAIDVLAFAPQEGERVLAELAKVPKSLVGLTAEMTLHQWKAGEYKPR